A stretch of Mustela nigripes isolate SB6536 chromosome 6, MUSNIG.SB6536, whole genome shotgun sequence DNA encodes these proteins:
- the LOC132020672 gene encoding olfactory receptor 8S1-like, producing the protein MAMKNYSAISEFILLGLSTDPKIQDILFMLFLLIYLFTLMGNFLMLLVIKADSHLHMPMYFFLRQLSFLDLCHSSVTVPKMLENLLSESKTIFVESCLAQAFFVFATGGTEACLLAVMAYDRYVAITSPLLYGQVMSNQLCVGMVWGSWGLAFADALINILLAVNLDYCEDQTIPHFSCELSSLFPLSCSDTSINFTLLLCSSVLHFFGTFIMIFSSYVRIVSTILSISSTSGRGKAFSTCSSHLTTVTLFYSSGFLSYLLPTSGSPLEMIFSLQYSVVTPMLNPLIYSLQNKEVKTALGRMFRKYFHSLM; encoded by the coding sequence ATGGCAATGAAAAACTACAGTGCTATCAGTGAGTTCATTCTCCTTGGACTATCTACTGACCCCAAAATTCAGGACATACTcttcatgctattccttctgATTTATCTCTTCACTCTGATGGGAAATTTCTTGATGCTGCTGGTGATTAAGGCTGATTCCCACCTTCACATGCCCATGTACTTCTTTTTGAGACAGCTCTCCTTCCTGGACCTCTGCCACTCATCTGTCACAGTCCCCAAGATGCTGGAGAATCTACTTTCTGAAAGCAAAACCATCTTTGTAGAGAGCTGTCTGGCTCAGGCCTTCTTTGTCTTTGCCACCGGAGGTACTGAGGCCTGTCTGCTGgctgtgatggcctatgaccgctatgtagCCATCACCTCCCCTCTGCTCTATGGCCAGGTGATGAGCAACCAGCTCTGTGTTGGGATGGTGTGGGGTTCCTGGGGCCTGGCCTTTGCTGATGCTCTCATCAATATCCTCTTGGCTGTCAATTTAGACTACTGTGAGGACCAGACTATTCCTCACTTCAGCTGTGagctgtcttctctcttccctctgtcttgcTCTGATACATCCATCAACTTCACACTCCTGCTCTGCTCCTCTGTCCTACATTTCTTTGGAACCTTCATTATGATTTTTTCCTCCTATGTCCGAATTGTCTCCACCATCCTGAGCATTAGCTCTACCTCAGGCAGAGGCAaggccttctccacctgctcctcccacctcacTACTGTGACTTTGTTCTATAGCTCAGGTTTCCTCAGCTACCTCTTACCAACTTCAGGCTCCCCTCTGGAGATGATATTCTCTTTACAGTACAGTGTGGTCACTCCCATGCTAAATCCCCTCATTTATAGCCTGCAGA